A single window of Acetohalobium arabaticum DSM 5501 DNA harbors:
- a CDS encoding PH domain-containing protein, giving the protein MGLFSGLMGNASEMDMEKLEKELAEILIKGEEIEQGYQLIRDYFVFTNKRLILVDKQGLTGAKKELHSIPYSSIRHFSIETARSFDRDSELKIWIASLQQPVIKEFSKKSSDILEVQKTLSKHALK; this is encoded by the coding sequence ATGGGATTATTTAGCGGACTTATGGGAAATGCATCAGAAATGGATATGGAAAAATTAGAAAAAGAGTTAGCAGAAATATTAATTAAAGGAGAAGAAATTGAACAAGGATATCAGTTAATAAGGGATTATTTTGTATTTACGAATAAACGTCTTATACTTGTAGATAAACAGGGGTTAACAGGAGCCAAAAAAGAGCTTCACTCAATTCCCTACAGCAGTATCAGACATTTCAGTATAGAAACTGCTAGATCTTTTGATAGGGACTCAGAATTAAAGATTTGGATTGCCAGCCTCCAGCAGCCTGTCATAAAAGAATTCAGTAAAAAAAGTAGTGACATTCTTGAGGTTCAAAAGACATTATCGAAACATGCACTAAAATAG
- a CDS encoding AEC family transporter — translation MQFSIIINQILVLFIIIFIGYIIRKKEIINQEVSDGLTDLLMEVTLPALIISSMIIEINPRLVNNLQISFWVWGGLYLFIIGMISLLSHYLPFSQNQKSVFKFATIFGNVGYMGYPVIDAIYPEYGMLYAIIGNIFFNVLAWTYGIYLFTKKEDGDNKIQFEKLLNNGLIAIIIGFGFLLTGYQLPNPLTGALDRLGNMTFPLSMIVIGSSLTNIDFKTILYNKYLYLISGLKLIIIPLIIFLLLQPFTIPTKINNIVVILFAMPSAATTVVFAEKFGADYTLASEGVFVTTLFSLVTIPFFIYLITL, via the coding sequence ATGCAGTTTTCGATTATTATAAATCAGATATTAGTATTATTTATCATTATTTTTATCGGCTATATCATAAGAAAAAAAGAGATTATCAATCAAGAAGTCAGTGACGGCTTAACTGATCTACTTATGGAAGTTACTCTTCCAGCCTTAATCATCTCTTCGATGATCATTGAAATAAACCCTCGTTTAGTCAACAACCTACAGATTAGTTTCTGGGTGTGGGGCGGATTATATCTATTTATCATTGGGATGATTTCACTATTAAGCCACTACTTACCATTTTCCCAGAACCAAAAGTCTGTCTTTAAATTTGCAACTATCTTTGGTAATGTAGGCTATATGGGATATCCAGTAATCGATGCTATCTATCCTGAATACGGAATGCTGTATGCTATCATAGGCAATATCTTTTTTAATGTTCTAGCCTGGACTTATGGAATCTATTTATTTACTAAAAAAGAGGATGGAGATAATAAAATACAGTTTGAAAAATTACTAAATAATGGACTCATTGCCATTATAATTGGATTCGGCTTTCTATTAACCGGCTACCAATTACCTAATCCACTTACTGGCGCTTTGGATCGGTTAGGTAACATGACTTTCCCCTTATCGATGATCGTTATCGGCAGTTCTTTAACCAATATAGACTTTAAAACTATTCTATATAATAAGTATCTTTACTTAATTAGCGGACTCAAATTAATAATTATTCCGTTAATAATCTTTTTACTCCTACAGCCGTTTACAATACCAACAAAGATTAATAATATAGTTGTTATCCTCTTTGCTATGCCTTCAGCTGCTACTACAGTTGTCTTTGCTGAAAAGTTTGGAGCAGATTATACCCTAGCATCCGAAGGAGTCTTTGTGACAACTCTATTCTCCCTAGTGACTATTCCCTTCTTTATTTATCTAATTACCTTGTGA
- a CDS encoding alpha amylase N-terminal ig-like domain-containing protein codes for MAESFEVTFTYKPVISVDSVNLIGDFNDWDLDRTPMADENGDGTYEVTLELEAGEYQYKFVVDDDKWQKPPEADYYVDDGFGEKNGVIIVGDEVPLRVSVKGNGVIDFETLRHNNSDVKFANPLSRDRISIRFQTRRNDVEEVTLCYNDGQKQRIQLENFATYEEFDFYKAIIDLENPYFEYYFEVKDGDKIIWYDKEGIKEADNGKLTDLTSFQYNLSEVDIFRTPGWVKDAIFYQIFPDRFYNGCKENDPEKIEVYKDEDTRCDAVIPDWEKGVPPNPPVLTEETEFYDNKNEIHPEAGYYVFYGGDLQGVEQKIPYLKRLGVNAVYLNPIFKGTANHRYNTAGYELVDDTLAIKGDLEASEEYVIKLIEKLHRYGFKVIFDAVFNHTGYEHWAFQDIIEHGKDSKYVDWYNIHSFPIVPLYKQNKENPPNYDCWWGFGHLPELNVKNPEVRDYIFQVTEKWMDPKGNGDLSAGIDGWRLDVPNEVKEVVPNFWQDWRESVMEINPEAYIVGEIWDNASDYLQGDEFDGVMNYRFRDAALRFLGLNEIKGDEFAAELSKMYFQYPEQANYSMLNLIDSHDTSRYLTVIDEDKERMKLTVLFQMTYLGAPMVYYGDEIGMKGEDGPDCRRTMIWKDRGYTKPDYDLFNHYQRLIKIRKQQPALRRGNIRGIDIAYDQVDGFKRSYGDQQLLVLLNAGKEMIDLEVEVDAADGKYRELYQNRIVSVDNGRLHLKLEGITGAIIKLS; via the coding sequence ATGGCGGAAAGTTTTGAAGTTACTTTCACTTATAAGCCGGTAATTTCGGTGGATAGTGTTAATCTAATCGGTGACTTCAACGATTGGGATCTTGATAGAACACCGATGGCTGACGAAAATGGTGATGGGACTTACGAGGTGACATTGGAATTAGAGGCCGGAGAGTATCAATATAAATTTGTAGTTGATGATGATAAATGGCAGAAACCTCCTGAGGCTGACTATTATGTAGATGATGGATTTGGTGAAAAAAATGGTGTGATTATAGTTGGGGATGAGGTACCGCTTCGAGTTTCGGTTAAAGGAAATGGTGTAATTGATTTTGAGACATTACGCCATAATAATAGTGATGTTAAGTTTGCTAATCCTCTGAGCAGGGATAGAATTTCAATTCGCTTCCAGACCAGAAGAAATGATGTTGAAGAGGTAACTTTATGTTATAATGATGGCCAAAAACAGAGAATTCAACTGGAGAACTTTGCGACTTATGAAGAGTTCGATTTCTATAAAGCAATTATTGATTTAGAGAATCCGTATTTTGAGTATTATTTTGAAGTTAAAGATGGAGATAAAATTATCTGGTATGATAAAGAAGGGATTAAAGAAGCAGATAACGGGAAGTTGACCGATTTAACTTCTTTCCAGTATAATTTATCCGAGGTAGATATCTTTAGGACTCCTGGCTGGGTTAAAGATGCTATCTTCTATCAAATCTTTCCTGATCGGTTTTATAACGGATGTAAAGAGAATGACCCGGAAAAAATTGAGGTATATAAAGATGAAGATACTCGGTGTGATGCTGTAATTCCTGACTGGGAAAAAGGGGTACCTCCTAATCCGCCAGTTTTAACTGAAGAGACAGAATTTTATGATAACAAGAATGAGATTCATCCCGAGGCCGGATATTATGTCTTTTACGGCGGTGATCTTCAGGGGGTAGAACAGAAGATTCCTTATCTTAAGCGGTTGGGGGTTAATGCTGTTTATCTCAATCCTATCTTTAAAGGAACTGCTAATCATAGATATAATACAGCCGGCTATGAATTAGTCGATGATACGCTGGCTATCAAAGGCGATCTTGAAGCCTCAGAAGAGTATGTAATTAAGTTGATAGAGAAGCTGCATCGGTATGGATTTAAGGTGATCTTTGATGCTGTCTTTAATCATACTGGCTATGAACACTGGGCTTTCCAGGATATTATAGAGCATGGTAAAGATTCTAAATATGTAGACTGGTATAATATTCACAGCTTTCCTATAGTACCGCTCTATAAGCAGAATAAAGAGAATCCACCGAATTATGACTGTTGGTGGGGATTTGGTCATCTACCGGAATTAAATGTTAAGAATCCTGAGGTTAGGGATTATATATTCCAGGTTACAGAAAAATGGATGGATCCTAAGGGTAATGGCGATCTTTCGGCCGGAATTGACGGCTGGAGGTTGGATGTTCCCAACGAGGTTAAAGAGGTAGTGCCTAATTTCTGGCAGGATTGGCGGGAATCTGTAATGGAGATTAATCCAGAGGCTTATATTGTAGGTGAGATCTGGGATAATGCATCTGATTATCTACAGGGAGATGAGTTTGACGGGGTAATGAATTACCGTTTCAGGGATGCAGCATTGAGATTTCTCGGCTTAAATGAGATAAAGGGTGATGAATTTGCAGCGGAATTGAGTAAAATGTATTTTCAGTATCCAGAACAGGCAAACTATTCAATGTTAAATTTAATTGATAGCCATGATACTAGCCGCTATTTAACTGTAATTGATGAGGATAAAGAGAGAATGAAGCTGACTGTGCTCTTTCAGATGACTTATCTGGGAGCGCCTATGGTCTATTATGGCGACGAGATAGGTATGAAAGGTGAAGATGGACCGGACTGTCGGCGAACTATGATCTGGAAGGATAGAGGTTATACTAAGCCGGATTATGATCTATTCAATCATTATCAGCGTTTAATTAAGATTCGGAAACAGCAGCCGGCACTGCGGCGGGGTAATATTCGCGGAATTGATATTGCTTATGATCAGGTTGATGGTTTTAAGAGGAGCTATGGAGACCAACAGCTACTGGTGCTGTTAAATGCTGGCAAAGAGATGATTGATTTAGAAGTAGAAGTTGATGCAGCTGATGGTAAGTATCGAGAACTCTATCAAAATAGAATAGTATCAGTTGATAATGGCCGACTGCATCTTAAACTCGAAGGAATAACAGGGGCTATAATTAAATTAAGTTAG
- the malQ gene encoding 4-alpha-glucanotransferase, whose product MEFKRQSGILLHPTSLPGDYGIGSLGEEAYEFIDFLVAADQKLWQILPLGPTGYGDSPYQSFSAFAGNPLLISLERLKEDGLLAADDLKTEKEFALDYVDYDQVTEFKYPLFEKAFQTFKRDAAKSIEDKFQRFCCENSDWLDDYALFKTLKECFEGQPWYEWDEDIKLRRSEAINHYQETLQDRIKFHKFIQYIFFKQWNRLKAYANENYIKIVGDIPIFVAYDSADVWANPELFSLDEDKKPINVAGVPPDYFSETGQLWGNPLYDWQKLKETDYDWWIDRFETTLELVDIVRLDHFRGFAAYWAVPYGEKTAVRGKWKEGPGRDFFRKVKDELKKLPIIAEDLGVITDEVEELRDYFKLPGMNVLQFGFNSQDDNNHLPHNYTKNSVVYTGTHDNNTVLGWYNNADDEAREYAIEYLKASEDNICWDFLQAAWASVSKIAIAPLQDILSLNSEARMNTPGTTKGNWKWRYRKEMLDVNLSKKLKRLTGIYHR is encoded by the coding sequence GTGGAGTTTAAAAGACAGAGCGGTATTTTATTACATCCCACTTCTCTGCCAGGGGATTATGGAATCGGTTCTTTAGGTGAAGAAGCTTATGAATTTATAGATTTTCTTGTTGCTGCAGACCAGAAGTTATGGCAGATACTTCCGTTAGGTCCAACCGGATATGGAGATTCTCCATACCAGTCCTTTTCAGCCTTTGCTGGTAATCCATTATTGATCAGTTTAGAGCGGCTTAAGGAAGATGGATTATTAGCAGCAGATGATTTGAAGACAGAGAAAGAATTTGCTCTGGATTATGTAGATTATGATCAGGTAACTGAGTTTAAGTATCCTCTATTTGAAAAGGCCTTCCAAACGTTTAAACGGGATGCTGCAAAGTCGATCGAGGATAAGTTTCAACGTTTCTGTTGTGAGAACAGCGACTGGTTGGATGATTATGCACTCTTTAAGACACTTAAAGAGTGCTTTGAGGGGCAGCCGTGGTATGAATGGGATGAAGATATCAAATTAAGAAGGTCGGAAGCTATAAACCATTACCAGGAAACTCTGCAGGATAGAATTAAGTTTCATAAATTTATTCAGTATATCTTCTTTAAACAGTGGAATAGATTAAAAGCCTATGCCAATGAAAATTATATTAAGATAGTTGGTGATATTCCTATCTTTGTAGCCTATGATAGTGCAGATGTCTGGGCTAATCCTGAACTCTTTTCTTTAGATGAAGATAAGAAGCCGATTAATGTAGCCGGAGTGCCCCCAGATTATTTCAGTGAAACAGGACAGTTATGGGGTAATCCATTATATGATTGGCAGAAATTAAAAGAGACCGATTATGACTGGTGGATAGATAGATTTGAGACAACCTTGGAATTAGTGGATATTGTTCGTTTAGACCATTTTAGAGGCTTTGCTGCCTACTGGGCAGTTCCTTATGGAGAAAAGACAGCTGTTAGAGGCAAATGGAAAGAAGGGCCGGGCAGAGACTTCTTTAGAAAGGTTAAAGATGAATTAAAGAAACTGCCTATTATTGCTGAAGATTTAGGTGTGATTACTGATGAAGTTGAGGAATTGAGGGATTACTTCAAGCTTCCCGGGATGAATGTTTTACAGTTTGGTTTCAACTCTCAGGATGATAACAACCATCTGCCCCATAATTATACTAAAAATTCAGTAGTTTATACCGGAACCCATGATAATAATACTGTTTTAGGCTGGTATAATAATGCTGATGATGAAGCTAGAGAATATGCAATAGAATATCTAAAAGCTAGTGAGGATAATATCTGCTGGGATTTTCTGCAGGCAGCCTGGGCTTCAGTATCCAAAATTGCTATTGCCCCTCTTCAGGATATTCTTTCGTTGAATAGCGAGGCTAGAATGAATACTCCAGGAACTACTAAGGGTAACTGGAAGTGGAGATATAGAAAAGAAATGTTGGATGTTAATTTAAGCAAGAAACTAAAGAGATTAACCGGAATATACCATAGATAA
- a CDS encoding precorrin-8X methylmutase — protein sequence MEIIQNPEAIEDKSMNIIEEEVADLECSDQEKKIVKRVIHATADFDFKDLIIISEDAVEAGLQALESGSNIVTDVNMLRAGINDRKLGSFGGELKCFISNDDVAKEAKEKGITRSMMSMRRAAKNPDNKIFAIGNAPTALFELMKLIKAGKADPELIIGTPVGFVGAKESKAELEKMDLPFITVRGRKGGSSVAASITNALLYMK from the coding sequence TTGGAAATTATTCAGAATCCAGAGGCAATTGAAGATAAGAGCATGAATATTATCGAAGAAGAAGTAGCCGACTTAGAATGCAGCGACCAGGAAAAGAAGATAGTCAAGCGGGTGATTCATGCTACGGCTGACTTTGATTTTAAGGACTTAATTATTATATCCGAGGATGCCGTTGAGGCAGGACTTCAGGCTTTAGAATCCGGTTCCAATATTGTAACTGATGTTAATATGCTGCGGGCCGGAATTAATGATCGGAAATTAGGTTCATTTGGTGGGGAGCTGAAGTGTTTTATTAGCAATGATGATGTGGCTAAAGAGGCTAAAGAGAAAGGAATTACTCGATCGATGATGTCTATGCGGCGAGCAGCAAAGAATCCTGATAATAAGATCTTTGCTATTGGGAATGCTCCTACGGCTCTTTTTGAGTTGATGAAGCTTATCAAAGCAGGCAAAGCTGATCCGGAATTGATTATAGGTACACCAGTCGGCTTTGTGGGAGCTAAAGAATCCAAAGCAGAATTGGAAAAGATGGATCTACCCTTCATTACAGTACGGGGACGTAAAGGAGGAAGCAGCGTAGCAGCTTCCATTACTAATGCTTTGTTGTATATGAAGTAA
- the cbiD gene encoding cobalt-precorrin-5B (C(1))-methyltransferase CbiD, with protein sequence MFESYVKRNGEKLRRGYTTGTAAAGAAKAAAETLYSGQTLDVVKVDTPAEIVVDLEISGTEIKEESVSCTVLKDGGDDADITDGTEIVAEVTKLDSGIELKGGKGVGEVTKPGLAVEVGKPAINPVPREMIIDSVKEVLPPESGAKITIKVPEGEELAANTLNPRLGVEGGISILGTTGIVEPMSKKAYRESLVVTLDQALAEDNYELVFIFGNYGKQMAQSMGVSDNQWVKMSNFVGYMLERAAEREIERIILLGHVGKLIKVGAGIFDTHSSVADARLEIVAAYTASLGGSQQLIQKILAANTAEETIQILREVELAEDVFNLLAKRVVARAAEKVEYEIDFGAILFSMDQEVVGSYGVELKKGAEEWRIKSMC encoded by the coding sequence ATGTTTGAATCCTATGTAAAACGGAATGGTGAGAAATTAAGGCGGGGCTATACTACTGGAACTGCTGCTGCTGGAGCAGCCAAAGCTGCAGCAGAAACTTTATATTCGGGACAGACTTTAGATGTGGTTAAGGTAGATACTCCTGCTGAGATAGTAGTTGATTTAGAGATAAGTGGGACTGAAATCAAAGAAGAAAGTGTTAGCTGTACAGTGCTTAAAGATGGCGGTGATGATGCCGATATTACTGATGGAACAGAGATAGTAGCCGAAGTAACTAAACTGGACAGCGGAATTGAGCTCAAGGGCGGAAAAGGGGTAGGAGAGGTTACAAAACCTGGGCTGGCTGTGGAAGTAGGTAAGCCGGCCATTAATCCAGTACCCCGGGAGATGATTATCGATTCAGTTAAAGAGGTTTTACCACCAGAAAGCGGGGCAAAGATTACCATCAAGGTGCCCGAAGGTGAGGAGTTAGCCGCTAATACACTGAATCCCCGGCTGGGAGTAGAAGGTGGAATTTCGATTTTAGGAACTACCGGTATCGTTGAGCCTATGTCCAAGAAGGCTTACCGTGAATCGCTGGTAGTTACTCTTGACCAGGCACTGGCTGAAGATAATTATGAGTTGGTTTTTATCTTTGGTAATTACGGCAAACAAATGGCACAAAGCATGGGAGTTTCTGATAATCAGTGGGTTAAGATGAGTAACTTTGTCGGCTATATGCTGGAGCGGGCAGCTGAAAGGGAGATTGAACGGATTATCCTGTTAGGCCATGTTGGTAAGTTGATTAAAGTAGGAGCCGGCATCTTTGATACTCACAGCAGTGTAGCCGATGCACGGCTGGAGATAGTAGCAGCCTATACTGCCAGCTTAGGTGGCAGTCAGCAGTTAATTCAAAAGATCTTGGCGGCCAATACTGCCGAAGAGACGATTCAGATTCTGCGTGAAGTTGAGTTAGCTGAAGATGTATTTAATTTATTGGCTAAGCGGGTGGTTGCTAGAGCTGCTGAAAAGGTAGAATATGAAATTGATTTTGGTGCTATTCTATTTTCAATGGACCAAGAGGTTGTAGGTAGTTATGGAGTAGAGTTAAAGAAAGGAGCGGAAGAATGGAGAATCAAATCTATGTGCTAG
- the cbiE gene encoding precorrin-6y C5,15-methyltransferase (decarboxylating) subunit CbiE: MENQIYVLGIGPGSKEYMLPVVERLASESDVLIGGRRALELFSQLDKEELVIKADLERILNYIQDNYQQKQIAVLVSGDPGLYSMLNYLSKHFSKDQLKVIPGISSLQLGFAEAKLVWQDAEITSLHGRERSELLELVQKEDKVGFFTDHKFPPDEIAQYLLDNGVQDRKAFVGERLSYEDERIIDGDLEEIADSDNFDMSVMVVYSE; encoded by the coding sequence ATGGAGAATCAAATCTATGTGCTAGGTATCGGACCAGGCAGTAAGGAGTATATGCTGCCGGTTGTTGAACGGTTAGCATCAGAATCCGATGTCTTAATCGGCGGTAGACGGGCTTTAGAATTATTTTCCCAGTTAGATAAAGAAGAGTTAGTAATCAAGGCTGATCTGGAGCGGATTCTGAATTATATTCAGGATAATTATCAACAGAAACAGATAGCTGTATTGGTCTCCGGAGATCCAGGGCTGTATAGTATGCTGAACTATCTATCGAAACACTTCAGTAAGGATCAGTTGAAGGTTATTCCCGGTATCAGCTCGCTGCAGTTAGGCTTTGCTGAAGCAAAGTTAGTCTGGCAGGATGCTGAGATTACCAGTCTGCATGGCAGAGAGAGATCTGAACTGCTGGAGTTAGTTCAAAAGGAAGATAAAGTAGGCTTCTTTACTGATCATAAATTTCCTCCGGATGAGATTGCTCAGTATCTACTGGATAATGGAGTTCAAGATAGAAAGGCCTTTGTCGGCGAGCGCCTGTCTTATGAGGACGAACGAATTATTGATGGAGATTTAGAAGAAATAGCAGACTCTGATAACTTCGATATGTCAGTGATGGTGGTTTATAGTGAGTAA